One genomic region from Rubinisphaera margarita encodes:
- a CDS encoding ATP-grasp domain-containing protein, giving the protein MKSIFVSEFLCSGALSEQDLPESLTSEGQAMLAAVCEDLLRTGRYHVCTTLDERAWPDCPQAIEFVRVKSSSEEWGCFQKLAQRSTATLVIAPELGQELERRVTWLEAVQRNSTMSFSPTVSLTSDKLRFGQWCEERGIATLPVSIVADDGLSAIDWAQPHMIKPRYGAGATATVRVESQAAAKRFLENEQHREFGPFIIQPWLDAMPLSIAGVVCPQTGRRQWGPLGRQKFADGHYSGGTIPFPCPATADAFGIIEQVCDQLPGLRGWIGFDFLYSTSASPPLQLLEVNPRMTTSYLGYRQLTETPLAELMLGFGQSKEVRWRPGTVDFSAVP; this is encoded by the coding sequence ATGAAATCGATCTTCGTCTCCGAGTTTCTCTGTAGCGGAGCCCTTTCCGAACAGGATCTTCCTGAGTCACTGACCAGCGAAGGCCAGGCGATGCTTGCCGCCGTCTGCGAAGACTTGCTCCGCACGGGACGTTATCACGTTTGCACGACGCTCGATGAGCGGGCGTGGCCGGATTGCCCCCAGGCGATCGAGTTCGTGCGGGTGAAGTCGTCTTCCGAGGAATGGGGCTGCTTTCAGAAGCTCGCCCAGCGCTCGACCGCGACACTGGTCATCGCTCCCGAACTGGGGCAGGAACTCGAACGCCGTGTCACCTGGCTCGAGGCGGTGCAGCGGAACAGCACGATGTCGTTTTCGCCGACTGTCTCGTTAACATCCGACAAACTACGGTTTGGTCAATGGTGTGAGGAACGGGGAATCGCGACTCTCCCGGTGAGCATCGTTGCGGACGATGGTCTTTCTGCGATCGACTGGGCCCAGCCGCACATGATCAAGCCTCGCTATGGAGCCGGAGCGACCGCGACTGTTCGAGTCGAAAGCCAGGCTGCGGCGAAACGATTCCTGGAGAACGAGCAACATCGTGAGTTCGGGCCCTTCATCATTCAGCCCTGGCTCGATGCGATGCCCCTTTCAATTGCCGGGGTCGTCTGTCCGCAAACGGGCCGCCGACAGTGGGGGCCGCTGGGACGCCAGAAATTCGCGGACGGCCATTACAGCGGAGGCACGATTCCCTTTCCCTGTCCAGCCACCGCTGACGCATTCGGGATCATCGAACAGGTTTGCGACCAGCTGCCGGGACTTCGAGGCTGGATTGGCTTCGACTTCCTTTATTCGACGTCAGCATCCCCGCCCCTGCAGCTTCTGGAGGTAAATCCGCGGATGACGACCAGCTATCTGGGGTATCGCCAGCTCACCGAGACCCCCCTGGCGGAACTGATGCTGGGATTTGGACAGAGCAAAGAAGTGAGGTGGCGCCCCGGGACCGTCGACTTCTCCGCAGTACCGTAG